Proteins from one Glycine max cultivar Williams 82 chromosome 6 unlocalized genomic scaffold, Glycine_max_v4.0 Gm06_scaffold_183, whole genome shotgun sequence genomic window:
- the LOC102667566 gene encoding transcription factor UNE10 isoform X2 produces the protein MFPVSMSNYDRISELIWENGQLSIHGLGGLQPTNPTQEKPISSGAHDTLESIVQHATFQRYQPSKFTREEGHAPTSNSKNNNSIGAPYYGGEVQGVLSSTRKRTWSNANNSMLEECDILSGCASAGATFCRDNDTTMMTWVSLDQSGRSLKTMEEDSACHCGSEIRDNQDDRDSKAEVGQSNSKRRSRTAAIHNQSERKRRDRINQKMKALQRLVPNANKTDKASMLDEVINYLKQLQAQIQMMNMTSMPQMMVPLAMQQQLQMSMLARMGVAGLGMGMGMNMAAAAQTAGGPIRSLPQFIQPTTTTVCAPPPATAPVFVAPSFMMPPSMIQAPPKPQQLPASSASIASIHLPHPYSAAGLTQFLLVIKD, from the exons ATGTTTCCTGTCTCCAT GTCTAATTATGACCGGATTTCAGAGCTGATATGGGAGAATGGCCAGCTATCCATCCATGGGCTTGGTGGGCTTCAACCTACTAACCCTACTCAGGAAAAGCCCATATCAAGTGGGGCCCACGACACATTGGAGTCTATCGTTCAACATGCCACGTTCCAACGTTATCAACCGTCAAAATTCACTAGGGAAGAAGGCCATGCCCCTACTAGTAATAGTAAAAACAACAACTCCATTGGTGCACCCTATTATGGTGGTGAGGTTCAAGGTGTGCTATCCTCGACGAGGAAAAGAACATGGTCCAATGCTAACAACAGCATGTTGGAAGAATGTGACATCCTTAGTGGTTGTGCTAGTGCTGGTGCTACCTTTTGTAGGGACAATGATACAACCATGATGACATGGGTCTCTCTTGATCAGTCTGGTCGTAGCTTAAAGACTATGGAGGAAGATTCTGCTTGTCACTGTGGATCG GAAATTCGAGACAACCAAGATGACAGAGACAGCAAAGCAGAAGTAGGCCAAAGCAACTCAAAAAGAAGAAGTCGAACTGCTGCCATTCATAACCAGTCTGAGCGG AAAAGAAGAGATAGAATTAATCAGAAGATGAAAGCCTTGCAGAGGTTGGTGCCTAATGCAAATAAG ACAGATAAAGCTTCAATGTTAGATGAGGTGATAAACTACTTAAAGCAACTGCAAGCACAGATCCAAATGATGAACATGACAAGCATGCCCCAAATGATGGTGCCTTTGGCCATGCAACAGCAGCTTCAGATGTCAATGCTAGCAAGAATGGGTGTTGCTGGGCTTGGCATGGGAATGGGCATGAACATGGCAGCAGCAGCCCAAACAGCAGGTGGCCCAATTAGGTCACTCCCCCAATTCATTCAACCAACAACAACTACAGTTTGTGCTCCACCACCTGCCACTGCCCCTGTGTTTGTTGCCCCTTCCTTCATGATGCCACCTTCCATGATCCAAGCACCTCCAAAGCCCCAACAATTACCTGCATCCTCAGCCTCCATTGCCTCAATTCATTTGCCTCATCCATATAGTGCTGCTGGTCTCACCCAA TTTCTCCTAGTCATTAAGGACTAA
- the LOC106799022 gene encoding uncharacterized protein, with translation MIVTVRPERVVRQFGYIQSIPLPPVSARLSHDQIDDRWMEFADHLLPAGQLCLVPVQVSADYIEWFFRISHPFMTPTQAADQQRDAPTADPEDYIQPPSPQVPVAFDPPPHVDDYEGYEAIAQRLERVLNLRIVTAGTELYDILQDCLTIARGGPSADGTVRARQRRRTDH, from the exons ATGATCGTCACAgttcgaccggagagggtggtacgccagttcggttacatccagagcatccctctaccgcctgttagtgcacgattgtcacacgatcagatagatgacaggtggatggAGTTTGCGGATCACTTACTACCTGCGGGTCAGCTTTGTCTAGTGCCTGTGcaggtatctgcggattacattgagtggttttttcgcatatctcaccctttcatgacaccgacccaggcagctgaccagcagagggatgcaccaactgcagaccctgaggactacatacagccgcccagcccccaggttccagtggcatttgacccccctccacatgtg gatgattacgagggatatgaggcgattgcacagaggttggagcgtgtgctcaaccttaggatagtcactGCAGGCACAGAGTTATATGACATTCTGCAGGACTGTCTGACGATCGCAAGAGGGGGACCCAGTGCTGACGGGACGGTCAGGGCTCGTCAGAGACGTCGCACGGaccattga
- the LOC102667566 gene encoding transcription factor PIF7 isoform X1, with the protein MFPVSMSNYDRISELIWENGQLSIHGLGGLQPTNPTQEKPISSGAHDTLESIVQHATFQRYQPSKFTREEGHAPTSNSKNNNSIGAPYYGGEVQGVLSSTRKRTWSNANNSMLEECDILSGCASAGATFCRDNDTTMMTWVSLDQSGRSLKTMEEDSACHCGSEIRDNQDDRDSKAEVGQSNSKRRSRTAAIHNQSERKRRDRINQKMKALQRLVPNANKTDKASMLDEVINYLKQLQAQIQMMNMTSMPQMMVPLAMQQQLQMSMLARMGVAGLGMGMGMNMAAAAQTAGGPIRSLPQFIQPTTTTVCAPPPATAPVFVAPSFMMPPSMIQAPPKPQQLPASSASIASIHLPHPYSAAGLTQPINMDILSNMAALYQQQISQNNHQALSSSMPQPHHEQGR; encoded by the exons ATGTTTCCTGTCTCCAT GTCTAATTATGACCGGATTTCAGAGCTGATATGGGAGAATGGCCAGCTATCCATCCATGGGCTTGGTGGGCTTCAACCTACTAACCCTACTCAGGAAAAGCCCATATCAAGTGGGGCCCACGACACATTGGAGTCTATCGTTCAACATGCCACGTTCCAACGTTATCAACCGTCAAAATTCACTAGGGAAGAAGGCCATGCCCCTACTAGTAATAGTAAAAACAACAACTCCATTGGTGCACCCTATTATGGTGGTGAGGTTCAAGGTGTGCTATCCTCGACGAGGAAAAGAACATGGTCCAATGCTAACAACAGCATGTTGGAAGAATGTGACATCCTTAGTGGTTGTGCTAGTGCTGGTGCTACCTTTTGTAGGGACAATGATACAACCATGATGACATGGGTCTCTCTTGATCAGTCTGGTCGTAGCTTAAAGACTATGGAGGAAGATTCTGCTTGTCACTGTGGATCG GAAATTCGAGACAACCAAGATGACAGAGACAGCAAAGCAGAAGTAGGCCAAAGCAACTCAAAAAGAAGAAGTCGAACTGCTGCCATTCATAACCAGTCTGAGCGG AAAAGAAGAGATAGAATTAATCAGAAGATGAAAGCCTTGCAGAGGTTGGTGCCTAATGCAAATAAG ACAGATAAAGCTTCAATGTTAGATGAGGTGATAAACTACTTAAAGCAACTGCAAGCACAGATCCAAATGATGAACATGACAAGCATGCCCCAAATGATGGTGCCTTTGGCCATGCAACAGCAGCTTCAGATGTCAATGCTAGCAAGAATGGGTGTTGCTGGGCTTGGCATGGGAATGGGCATGAACATGGCAGCAGCAGCCCAAACAGCAGGTGGCCCAATTAGGTCACTCCCCCAATTCATTCAACCAACAACAACTACAGTTTGTGCTCCACCACCTGCCACTGCCCCTGTGTTTGTTGCCCCTTCCTTCATGATGCCACCTTCCATGATCCAAGCACCTCCAAAGCCCCAACAATTACCTGCATCCTCAGCCTCCATTGCCTCAATTCATTTGCCTCATCCATATAGTGCTGCTGGTCTCACCCAA CCAATTAACATGGATATCCTCAGCAACATGGCAGCACTTTATCAACAACAGATAAGTCAAAACAATCATCAGGCCCTGAGCAGCAGCATGCCCCAACCACACCATGAGCAAGGCCGTTGA